From a region of the Vanrija pseudolonga chromosome 2, complete sequence genome:
- the SUMO1_0 gene encoding Small ubiquitin-related modifier 1, producing MPPTRPHAKRETKPAPYVLSAEQRRRPLQRRRLDTTPAGDGEDIKPKVHAAVRGIDFKSGARGDTRTHANHRRARPPATLPARVRVPHEFAITLQGSKGHTAYRIKHHVTPGEAVGSVKGWMCRRFGYDLGSLRLVFDGQVCANDETMASLGVEEGDVLEVYLEQIGG from the exons atgccgccgacgaggccacaCGCCAAGCGTGAAACCAAGCCGGCGCCGTACGTCCTCAGCgcggagcagcgccgccgtccgctcCAGAGACGCCGCCTCGACACCACGCCagcaggcgacggcgaggacatcAAGCCAAAGGTGCACGCCGCGGTGCGCGGTATCGACTTCAAGAGCGGCGCCCGCGGCGATACCCGCACACACGCcaaccaccgccgcgctcgcccgccggccACCCTCCCGgcgcgcgtccgcgtccCGCACGAGTTCGCAATCACGCTGCAGGGGAGCAAGGGGCACACGGCTTACCGGATAAAGCACCACGTCACCCCCGGAGAGGCGGTCGGGAGCGTCAAGGGGTGGATGTGTCGGCGGTTCGGGTATGATCTTGGGTCGTTGCG CCTCGTGTTCGACGGCCAGGTCTGCGCCAACGACGAGACGATGGCCTCCctgggcgtcgaggagggcgacgtgCTGGAGGTGTACCTTGAGC AGATTGGTGGCTGA